The Candidatus Methylomirabilota bacterium genomic interval GAGGCGCCGAACCCGGTGCCCGCCGCGGCCGGCGTGAGAGCGCTCGCCGTCGTCGAGGCTGCAGCGCGCGCGGCACGGCTCGGCCGGACCGTTTCGCTTTAGGGGATCGTCGAACCAGCCGGCGGGAGTGGTGCCGAAGGGGGGATTCGATCAGCGGCAATCTAGAACATCCCATCACGATCGAGGATTTCCCCAAATCTGTGAATGGTTACACGGCACAAGTAAGTGGTACCGAGTAATATAAAAGTAGCCCATTTCACCGCGGGTGTACTCCCGTTTTACTCCCTGTGTGCAGCTGCCGGCGGGCCGCGGCCCGTCGGCGGAACCGTCGAGCAGGCTTCGGGGTCGCCAGGCTAAGGTGTCGCTGGTTCAGATCGAGGGCCCGCACTCACCGATATCAAGATCAAATAAGATCCGCCGGCCCACCCACCTCCGCTGTCCACGCCGAGCGGGCTCCCATGACCGTGCCCCGGTACAGAGACAGAAGCGCGCGGCAGCCACGCGGCTTGACGCCGCCGAGAATCGAGGACCCTAGGAGCGACACCGTCGCCCGCCGCCGGTGGGAGGGACTCCGATGAAGCACGTTCGTCCTCTCCTCATCGTGGTCGTGGTGGCGCTTGTCCTCCTGCCGAGTTCAGCGCCGGCATGGGACCGGGGTGTGGTCATTGTCGCTCCTGGCAGGAGCGTTGACATTGCCTCGCCCGGCCTCGTGGTCGTTCGTCCAGGGCCGAGAATCTTCGTGGCGCCGCCGCCGACCGTCTTTGCTACCGTTGTGTCCCCCCATCACTTCTTCACCCGGTTTGGGGCTCCAGTGATCGTGACCCGCTCGTTCTTCCCGTTCGTTCCGTTCGTCGTCTCCGCTCCGCCAGCCATTTGTGTCCTCGCCGCCCGTCGTCTATGCCCAGCCCCCGCCCGTCCTGAGTGTGACCCCGTCCCCATTGCCGACGCCAACGGTCATTGAGTATCCAACCGGGTGGTATCAACTCCGCGGAGATGGTGTCACGACCCCGTACGTTTGGGTCTGGATTCCGAAGCCACCGCCGCCTCCACCCTCCGAGGCGCCACCGGCCGTACTTCCTGCTCCGGCGTCCAAAGCCCCGGCCGACCCCCCTACGCAGCCGCCATTACCCACGTCCCCAGGCGAACTCTACCGTTGGACCGACGAGGAGAGCGTGGCGCCCTGGACCGATCGCCTGGACAATATCCCGGAACGTTATCGCTCCAAGGTGCAACGGCAGTCGTAGGACTGGTAGGGAGCGACCTCCGATCGAGACAGGGTGTTGTAGTCGTTGGTCTCACGGCCGTGATTGGGCTGATGCTTCTGCCGGAGGGCCCGGCTTGCAGCCAGGTCCGCATCCCGCGCGACTCGCCGATCATCATCCATCACCGAGTGCAGCAGTCGGGAAGCCTTGACCCATCGCGGTCCGCGCCGCCTCTGATGCGCCCGCCTAGCTTGACGCTCAGACCTGCACCGCTGCCGTCCATCGGTGTAGATCCTGGTTACCGACCGCTGTGGGTTCCCGGGACGTATGTGTGGAACGGCTTCCGATTGGAGTGGGTACCGGGGCACTGGATATGGTAATGCTGTTTCGCCGTCGGCAGACATCAACGAAGCGGGGCCTGGCGGTCGCCCTCATCATGGTGAGCGCGGCGGTCTCGGGCTGCGCTACCGCCTATACAGAAGGCCGAACCGCTCTCACGCTCGGCCGCTACGAAGAGGCCGCGACGGACTTCCAGCGCGCGTTGACTGAGCACCCTGAGCGGATTGATGCGCTCGTGGGGCTCGGCGTCGCCCGGTACAAGCTGGGCGCCTTCGACGAGAGCATCGAAGCGCTCAGCCGGGCCGTGGCCAAGGCACCGAAGTCACAGACCGCGCAACTCTATCTGGGCCTAAGCCATTTTCAGAAGGACGACCTCGGCCCGGCGGAGGAGCGCCTCAAGGCCGTCGTTGACCTCGAACCCCATGCCCGCACTGCCGAACAGATCGAGCGGGCGCTCACACTGATGCGCGGCGACCCATTGTCCGGCGACGTTCGTGCCTTCATCGCGGCTAGCTTGGAGCACGAGGCGCAATGGGCGCGCGACCTTCAAGACGCGCGGTGCGCTGCGGCTGCGTATCCACCCTATCGCTACTATGGCCTGGGGCGGTGCTTGAGGACGCGGCGCGGGGGAGCAGTTTGTTTCTAATCTGGAGGGCGGCGAAATCGGTGAGTGCAGACCCCTACAACAAACCATCGTGGGGATTTCTGAACGCGAGGGAGGACGGAGTCAAGGGTGAACCAAATGAAGGCGTTTCAAAACGACTCGGTTTCTGAGTGCCGCGATGTCGGCAGCGTTCCCTCGTTGCACGGGCCCGAACTCGCCGATCGAGCGCCCTGCTTTTCGAAGTCGATCGGATCTAGAGGGCCAGTTTCGCTGTCATCCGCCACTTCGAGGTGGGGGCTCCGATTTCCTGAGACGGCGACCGACACGGGGTTGACGGCGCGCGATACAATCCGGGGCGCAGAAAGGGGGGAATGGCCATCCTGACGACGCTCATAGCGGTCTACGGCGCAGTCCTGTCCAGTATCGTTGCGGCCTGGAACATTTCCAGCTGGGTGACGAACCTCGCCTTTCTGAGAGCCTGAGCCGATCGGCCACGCGGTCGCCGTCCTACTCGTGGCCGTGGCGCTCGACCTGGCACTCGGCGATCCGCCGAACCGGTTCCATCCGGTCGCGTGGCTTGGCCGCGCCCTGGCCGAGGGCGGTCGCGCGCTGTGCCGGGGCGGACCCGTCGCGCTCCTGCTCGGCGGCGCCCTCGCGGCCCTCGGCACGGCCACCCTCGCGGGGCTCGGAGGCTATGGTGTGAGTGCAGTCACGCAGCGCCTTGGCGCTGCGGGCGTGCTCTTCGAGGCGCTCGCGCTCGCGTGTCTCCTCTCGCCGCGGAGGCTCGCGGGCGCGGCGCGGAGCGTAAAGGCCGCGCTCGCCGCCGGGGATCTCGCCGCGGCCCGTGCCGCCGTCGGCTATCACCTCGTGAGCCGACCGACGGCCGCGCTCGACGCGGAGCAGGTCGCCTCCGCCGCGGTGGAGTCGGTCGCCGAGAACCTGACCGACGCCTTCGTGGCCCCAGTGTGCTTCTACCTCGCGTTCGGGCTGGCCGGCGCCGCCGTCTACCGTGCGATCAACACCGCCGACGCAATGTTCGGCTACCGCCAGGGGAGGCTTGAGCACTTCGGCAAGGCCGCCGCGCGGCTCGACGACCTCCTGAATCTCGTGCCTGCGCGGCTCGCCGGCTTGGCGATCGTCGTCGGTGCCGGGCTCGCGGGTGCAAACGCGGCGCGTGCGGCCAGCGTGCTGCGGAGCGATCACCGTCGCACGGCGAGCCCCAACGCCGGCTGGACGATGTCGGCCATGGCGGGCGCACTCGGCGTCACGCTCGAGAAGCCCGGCGCGTACCGGCTCGGCGAAGGACCGTTGCCGACGGCGCAGGACATCGAGCGCTCGATCCGTGTGTTCGCCGCCGCGTCTGCAGTGAGCCTTCTCGCCGCCGTCACGATCACCTGGGTGCTTTACGGCGTGCAGATAAATCAATTGCTTGGAGCTTCCTAGCCGCTCTACCGACGGGCGCTGGCGATCCAAGAGATCGCTCTCGGCCCCGAGCATCCCGACGTCGCCACAGTGCCGGAGAACTTCGCTAGCCTTTTGGAGAAGACGAACAGGAGGGTCGAGGCGCTGGAAGCGGACGAGCGTGCCCGGGAATCGGGTCAAGTGAACGGTTGCATTCGTCCATGGGCGTTGTTATCGTCTGAGCGCTGTTTGCGCCCGGGTTCCCCTAAGGGGCCCCAGGGAAGGCGGTGCGAATCCGCCGCGACCCCGTCACTGTAATCGGGGACGAAACCCGCGAGTGCCACTAGCGGTCGAGCTGGGAAGGCGCGGGGAGTAGGACGATCCGAGAGCCAGGAGACCTGCCCGGACGCAACTCATACCATACCGGTCTTCGCGGGAGGACACGGAGCGGTGGCTCATCCGTCGCCCAGGGTGCTCGTCGTTGCTGGTGTCGCGAGCGGTGTCGGCAAGACCACCGTTACGCTCGGCCTTCTCGAGGCGTTTCGTCGCCGTGGCCTCGTCGTCCAGGCGTTCAAGGTCGGCCCCGATTTCATTGACCCCGGCTTTCATGAACTGATTACGGGTCGGCCATCCTACAGCCTCGACGGTTGGATGTGCGGGCAGGCTCATGTCGTCGCCACCGTCCTGCGCGAGGCAACAGGGGCAGACATCGCGATCGTCGAGGGCGTCATGGGCTGCTTCGATGGATTCGACGGCACGAGCGATGACGGCTCCACCGCTCAGGTCGCGAAGTGGCTGGGCGCGCCGGTTGTCCTCGTCATCGACGCGAAAGCCCAATCCCGAACCGCAGCGGCGGTCGTGCTCGGTTGCGAGCGTTTCGATCCTGCGCTCAACGTGGCGGCAGTGATCGCGAACCGCGTCGGCGGTGATGTCCATCGCCGCTG includes:
- the cbiB gene encoding adenosylcobinamide-phosphate synthase CbiB → MGHAVAVLLVAVALDLALGDPPNRFHPVAWLGRALAEGGRALCRGGPVALLLGGALAALGTATLAGLGGYGVSAVTQRLGAAGVLFEALALACLLSPRRLAGAARSVKAALAAGDLAAARAAVGYHLVSRPTAALDAEQVASAAVESVAENLTDAFVAPVCFYLAFGLAGAAVYRAINTADAMFGYRQGRLEHFGKAAARLDDLLNLVPARLAGLAIVVGAGLAGANAARAASVLRSDHRRTASPNAGWTMSAMAGALGVTLEKPGAYRLGEGPLPTAQDIERSIRVFAAASAVSLLAAVTITWVLYGVQINQLLGAS
- a CDS encoding tetratricopeptide repeat protein; its protein translation is MLFRRRQTSTKRGLAVALIMVSAAVSGCATAYTEGRTALTLGRYEEAATDFQRALTEHPERIDALVGLGVARYKLGAFDESIEALSRAVAKAPKSQTAQLYLGLSHFQKDDLGPAEERLKAVVDLEPHARTAEQIERALTLMRGDPLSGDVRAFIAASLEHEAQWARDLQDARCAAAAYPPYRYYGLGRCLRTRRGGAVCF